In Colletotrichum destructivum chromosome 1, complete sequence, the sequence ACATTCGCGCCGCACGcaagcccgccgccatcacgCCCCTCCTTCCTAAAGACAAGCGCACACCTTTGCGACCGATCCTCCACCGTTAGAAGCGGGGTTCTGGTCTCTGGTCTCTGGTCTCTGGGCCGGCGTAGCCCTCCGCGCAACCCGTTCTGCGAGCCTGCATCGAGTCTCTTGAGCCGAGTCGAGCGAGCCTCTGAGCTGCCCATTTGTCGCCATCCAACCCATCTATCCAATCGTTCATCTTCCAGCAGCCTCGTCGCATCCTCTGatccaccaccatcgccgtGTACTGCTGGCtgcttgtcgtcgttgaatttcgtcgtcgaggtgccACCACATACTGACACTGCTTGTTGGCCTGCCGAGGCAGAAGATATAGAAGAGATTGAGATCACGcggcccgtcgccgtctgctGCTCACCAAGTCCTCTTTCACTTTGCTTCTCGCCATCTCGACTCGTATCGTCAGAGTGACAGCcaccgtcatcatcatcaccaccaccaccacctcttcTCACAACTCTGGCTTGGTCTTGACGGATCGGGACGGCTAACCAGGCTTTTGTTACACTGCATCTGCGCCAAAACGTGGAGAAAATACTTGGCCCAGCCGCACGGAAGAAACGACGCAGAGTagggagaagaagtagaagaagaagaaagagagacgaACAGGTCCCGTCCCGTCGAGATACGTGGACGTCGTGGAAGCAGAGCATCCCGCCCTTTTTAACAGGAATACCGACCCGGTCAAGCTTGGCCGGCAGCAttccccaccccccccccccctcctggTGCCTTCCTGATTCTCCTTTCGCTCACTCAGTCTCACACCCcactccccctccccgaattccctcctctcttctctccccccacCCACCGTCCCTCACACATACACAACATCCCTAACTCACCCCTCTCCGCTCTCCACTGCACGCCCACCTCCCACGCCGGCGGCCCTGTTCGGTGGTGTCTGGCAAGTCTGGGTCTAGGCGGATGGCTGGAGTGCGGCCCCCCTCGAGCTGGCAGTTTATTATCATTACATAAAAGACCGCCGCTCTCTTCCATTTCCTTACACACTGCAACCTCTCATCGCTGCGTCCCTTATCTCTGGGCTTGCAAAAAACAGCTGTCAAAGATTCAACTGAAGCTCGATCGCGCCCGCTTGGATGCCTTTCCCCCCAGTCACAGTCGTCTCAGCAGCGCATCGCTCTGTACCTTATCTTGCGCCTGCTTAGTATTCTCCCACCTTTTCTAGGTGCCCGTCTACCACTCTGTCGGTTTCGCCCCAATTCCTGTGCGGGCGCTCGTGGGCGCCactggccatcttctccccGGATATCCCTTTTTCGGGCAATTCTTGACGACCCCGTCCCTGCTTGTCATCTGCTTTGCGCCCGCAACCACGCGCAAACACCCATACAACGAACACTTCCAGAACATCGTAGGGCTGGCTGGTGTGGAACACCCGACGTCACAACCGCCCTCCTATCTACACTTCCTACCGTGCCGGCTTCCTCCCGCCGACCGGCAACCTGCCTCagcacccccctcccctgacGAGATAAGGCATGGCAGATAAGATGTCCATCGACAACAAAGATCCCGTCAAGGAGGACACTCCCGAGACCACGGGCTCCAGTCCCGAGGCcgaccacgccgccgccgccgccaacggcacctCGAGCAATTCCAATGGTGGCACCGAGAACCAGCAGCCCAAGCGAAAGGGCGGCCGCAAGCCCGTGAGTAAATCCTTTATCGTCatcccactcactcaccGCCCTGTTTATCACTCACAactacacacacacaatctCTATCGCTGCCCTGTCACTATGCGCGCGTGTATGTGTTAGTCTGGGTTTGGTCTCTATCAACATCAAGATTCCCCCAGACTTATGTCCGTGTCACACGCCATAAGGTTTCACCTGGGACGAAACCTAGCTCGGTCCTATCTACCGCCCCAACCGAAGGCTAACTGCTGAACCCCCCAAAGATCTACGCCACCTCTGAGGAGCGTAAGCAGCGCAACCGCCAGGCTCAGGCCGCTTTTCGCGAGCGTCGCACCGAGTACATCAAGCAGCTAGAGGAGGCCATCCGCGTGCACGAGTCCAACCTGCACAACCTCCAGGCCGCTCATAGGACTGCTGCCGATGAGTGTCTGATGCTGCGCTACAAGAACTCCCTGCTAGAGCGTATCCTCTTGGAGAAGGGTAAGTCGACATCTTCATGCCATGCCATCGATGGATGACCTACTAACACTCTTATCACAGGCATCGATGTCCAGGCTGAGCTCCGAGCCAAAACTGGCAGTCCAAACTTGGGACCGACCCATGCTCCTCAGAATATGGTCCAACCACCACCCATTCAGCGTGCCATTTTGAACCGACATCACCAGTCTCGACGGTCCAACTCGAGCATTGCCCCGAAGCTCGAGCCCGGCATCAGCACCCTGCCTCCGCCAATACATGCGGCTCACTCGGCCGCGTCGCCCAAGGGCCGACCTACGCCATCTTCGCACTCCAATTCCCCAACGAACACGGCCAACGCATATGGCAGTCAGGCAGCgctgtcgccggcggcctctgACCATGGTCCGCTTCGCGCAGGCATGGCGCCCTCCATGAAGTCCCAGCTCAGCCCTATGGGCCCCATGAACCCAGCCGCCCGAGCTCACATGATGTCCGGTGGTCCTCCTAGGGTCGGCAACAACGGTTCATATTATCCGACACCGGGCTTCCAGAACCACATTGAGCAGCTAGGTAAGCCGGTCCCATTCACAAGCTACAGAACTTTGATGTCCTAGTCCTAACACCAAAGTTCAGAACAAGAATATGACGCTCCTGCAGATATGATTGAGGATTCCGAGATCGACACCCCGAGTGGTCCCGGTCCATATCCCAACGGCTTTCCAGGCGACACGCAGCAACAGATGATGGCTTCTCCAAATTCTGTCGGCCCGGGTCAGCAACACATGACCTCTCAGGGCGAGTCTGCGCAGACCCCTCACACGACCCAGGGTGCATACCCTTCCATGACACAGCTCTTGGATACTGGCATTGATTGGGATCCTTTTGGACTGAGCGCCAGCATGGCCTTCCCGTCACAATTCTCCTTCGACACGAGCAACATGCGATAACACTACGCCCCATGCCAGTCGCCAAAACGATCATTTGGGCAACGAACCAGCGAGGTCCGAAACCGGATTCACTGGGCGATTAAAAGTGAAGGAGAGGTGCTTCACACATTGCTTCATCACGGCTTATGCGGCCACTGTTTTATCTcggagggggaaaaaaggaaaagaaagatgcgaagaagaaaaaaagtaaTCATGTGCAATGGGAGGTTGCGGCGAGCGAAAAACTCGATACCCGGAACGACACGACATCAGCATTCGGACGGCGAGATTGTTCATTCGGGGCGAAGCATATAAGCAGCGTCCTTAATCACAACAAAGCGAAATGGGGAGGGGCggaaacaaaaaaaaacccctTTTTGAAAGATGGCTTCAATACCCGCGCCGAGCGGTCATCTACGGGGGAAATGCGACCACGACATAAAAAAAAGTACAACATTTGGTCTCTTTCAACGACAACAGACATGTCAACTGGGCGGCGGAAATACCCCACGGGAGGTTGGGCGGCCTGCGGTTCTTGTCTTTTGGTTCTTTTTACTCTACGGACGGGCTACGAGAAAGCCTGCCATTTTCTGTTGGATggcgttttttttttttttttggcttGCAACATCACACTCGATGATGGCACAAGGGGAAACAAGGAAGGACCGAAAAGAAAAgtttttgttttatttttatttcATGGCTTCCAGATAAAAAGTTTCATATATTTTTTCTCTAGTTTTGGACTCTGGGGGTTTTTCTTCCCAAATGTGGAGCGGcctgtcgtcgccgtcgtccggtAGAtgcttcgtcgacgactGCTCGTCGTTCGGGACGAGAGACTCCCCGCCGTGAGGTCCAGatcggccgccggcgggagAAACGGGGCACGGGCAGGATCGATAGCGAAAGGGTGACGTTGCAAATCCCACGCCCTTTCATCAGACTAGCccggcgcggcggcagcggggtGGAGGGGGTTTGTCATCGTGCCGACTCCTTGACTATCCGGTTGAGTCACTGGCCGAAGGAGGTCTTTGGTTAGGGGCCTGGTTGTGTTCGATACCGTGTGTATGTTTGTCTAGATATCAGAAAGCATCACGAGCAAGCAATCATGATTGCGTGGCCGCCGTTTTCTGACGTTCAATTGGCTGGCTCACGCCAGCTGGCCGGGGTCGGGTCGACCTGCGGAGTTGGTGCAATCCTCGTCACGTATGCTGAATACTTCGCATTTCAGGTCAGGTCATATGACGCCCGCTTGCGCCCATCGTCTTTAGGTAATGAATGGGACCCGGCGTTCCGTGAGCTTGACTCGACAACGGGGCAGGCTGGGCGAGAGCCTAAGCCTACGATGTAGAGGGGATGGGTGCTTGCATGATGCAGGAGTTCGGGTCCCTTCATTACCGGACTTTAGACCATACATGACGGCTTGGCCGCGGTGGACGACACGTGGGAGGGACTTGTGTAAGTGTGATGAGGTGAGCTTGAGCATGAAGCTTGTGTGTCCATCTCCCTCCTGCGCCGTGCCTGCGTGCGACACCTCGCCGATGAGCAAGActcttttgggggggggggggggggtgtaACGTGAGGACAGGGCCAGCCCATACTACCAATCGCTACGTAATCGAGGCTTGGCTCAGGTCGAGGTTGTTTGTATTTCCTAGTTTCTTCTTGGTCATGGAGTGTCAAGAGGCACATTTGCAAAACCAGGTTGTCGTCACGGCAAGCCAGAGGTTGGCTTTAGGGGAGGACCGAGCCGACAGACGGGGGGCCAATGGGGAAGGGCGTGGACCGTGTCGTTTAGTAAGAGTAATGTCTGTGGCCATTGAGACTTTGCAGGGAACACGATGTGCAAACCACCCCGAAGTGAAGAGCGAATGATCGGGGCTCCGGAATCGGGCTGGGGAGAGGGTTCCGAGGCGTGTGTTGGGAGGGCAGTTGGACAttggtgtgtggtgtgtgtgtaagaATCTGTACCTGACGTCCCCCGGCCCCCTCCGTCCCGGTTGGGGACCTTTGTGAAGAGGGGAGAATCTGGGGACCCCGTTTTGTTTTGATGGATTGCATACTCTCccgtcccatcccccccttgTGTAGTACAGGGTAGTGTAGGACTCTGAGAACTCTTTGGGTGGGTTGTCCGTCAGTCGTGACGGGGGAGAAGTGGATAGCGATCACCTAATGATTATGTTTGGGTTtggaggaagaagcccaCGCCAACACAATGGGGAGAATGGATCTCTGGAAGAGAGTTTCGGGGGGGGGCGGTATCCACCTGTAAGAGTTACGTAAATGGGACTTTGTTTTTTCTACCGTGTAGCGGAGGACTAATGAATATGCGAGACGTGAGGAAAGGTTACCCCTTGAGGCTGATGGACGTGCGGGAAGAGGCCTTTCCCTTGGCTGGCGGCAGTTCGGGTTTGCGTGGGGCGGATGAGGACGAACGGAGGCCATTGGAAGTCCGGTTGCCCGGGGCTTTGAGAGCCGGGGGGGCCGGGACGGTGGAGACGAGGTTTCGGGCCGGTGGTTGTGCGTTTTGGGGTTCTGGGCCCAAGCCGAaggtggctggctgggcgTGTGGTGTACGGGCGAGAGGCGGGTTTGGATACTGGGTTGCTGGTTCTCGGGAGGGTTACGTGGGTTGCTTGGCTGCCTTGCGGGGCAGGCCCGGCAATGTGATCAGGTCGGGGGTGACGAGTTTACGAGGACATCGCGACATTGTCCAACAACGGCTGTCTAGGAATCAGGCAGGAAGAGAACTGGGTTTGTCAGCTCGCGGTCTAGACTTCTAAATGACGGGTAGAGTGGTCTGAGCCAAGACTTTCTAGCATCGAGTTGCTGGCGAGATGAGGATGAGTGTTCTTGGCTCTGGCGACTATGACGAAGTTATCGATGCGACTTGGGCAGAGATGGACCAAGGCTCGATGGCATCTCCTGTCGACGGTTGCAGTCGTCTTGGCTCTTCACGAGACTATTGGCAGAATAAGACCGGGTCTCAAGGGACCATCAACCGTGGTGGGGTTGCTTGGGGTTGGCCAACCTACTCGGGTGCCGGACACTGAGTCGGGGAGCAAACATTGAAAGCCGGCCAGGCATGACCGATGGCCCTGGGGTCTAGGAAGAAAAAATCAGGTCACGGTATGCCAACCAGTTTGGCTTGGGACTTGGCTGACTGTCCCTCAACCAGTCACGCCTATCACAAAACTGACGGTCTGACGAGCCTTATCCAGCTGAGTAAGTTCACGAAGACTGTAAACCAGACTCGAAAGGTGAAACACGGGCAAACCAGGAGTCAGGTGTACTAAGAAGCAGTCATTGGGCATTGAAGCTTGCTCCTCTCCCGGAGTAGAGTACATCATCTTCCCTTGCTCCCTGTGCTACGATATACCGATTCGAGGGACTGCGTGATTTAATGAAAAAGCCAGTTGATCCGAGATAGTACCTCAACCAACTCGAATCCTCCTCGCAGGAAGGACCAAATCGGCCGTTCCTTTGTCGCAGCTCGTCATGTATGGAGATTCCATTCGGGGTATTTACTAAACCACTCCAACTGATACGGGAAACGAGGGTTCAAGATGGCCGATGGGGTGAAGAACAGTACATTGCGGGAGCTGTAGTAGGTAGGCAGGCCCTTTGGACGGCCAGCGGTCTGGGCCGGAATAGGGCTACCATAGGTTTCCGAGTTGCGAAACAGTCACCCGACGCCTCGCCAGCAGAGTCATCTTCCTTCAGTGCCTTTTCATCACTGTGTCTGGTATTCACACGACGGTGCCATAGACGACTACAATTTCGGTAGAATAACGTATAAAGTGCAGTGCTCGCGGGACTCGAGCATTTCTTAGGCCATACGAGGCGGCATTTCAGCCAATGCATCTGCAATAAGCTACCGCTTTCCGTTAAGGCGAGCCTCTGATTTCATCCTGCGAGGCAACATGTGGGCTCGTAAGAAAGGGCTCAAGGTAAGAAGACCATGTTCTCCATCTTGTGAAGAGACTCTTACTACTGTTAGAATGTTAGGTTAGCCTTGTCCCCTTACATGGCGTTGGACACGCATATCTAGAGCAGCTCGCAAtagaaagaaaacaaaaaaggggGGGCACATTCTAAACAGAGAACTGTTTTATTCTCACCTTGGTCTTATGAGATACCCAGGGGGTATGACGGAACCAAAATACTGCTATATGACCAGTCAAAGTTTCTGTCTTGCCATCCCAGAGTAACCTGTTTCGCAGCATTGTTCGTCACCACTTACACCTTCTCAGTATGTTCCCAGACCACCCCATTGAAAGACAGGACAGAGTGTTTGAAGCTTAAACGGCAACAGAGCCGAGGTGCAAGCTCGTTGCTTGCGTggaaaagggaaggagggCGGTGGAGACAGAAGCCGCCCTGATGACTGCTTTGCCCAATGTGCCTAGGTGAGCAATAACTTCTTCACCTGCGCTCTTTCCGTCCCAGGCAGTTCGAAAAAAACCGATTCTCGTCAAAAGACAACTCGCGCATAGATACTATCCGCATAGATAACCAGCAACCGTATCTTCTATCATTCGCCTCACCTTCTCGCCAAGCCACCTTTGAACTTTTCCTCTCAACGCAGCAAGAACGGGCCCTGTCACTACGAAAATAATCCGCCGCGCCCACTATGAAAGCCAAGCTCCGCACCCCGGGCCCTGTCGAGGTTGTTAACCCGCTCTTCCTCAACCCACGCCCCAAGATCGGTGGCGAGTACAAGGCGGCACTCAAGCGGCTCCTGCGAGCCAGGGCCGGCGGCATACGCGAGGGGGACAAGCCGCTGCTCCAGGCCGTCATGCCCACGCTCATccgcgccgccaacgacccCCTCATGCCGGACCCCGACCGCTTCTACCAGGACCCGGACTACTTCCCGGACTACACTGGAATTCTGCGGTTGGTGCAGCAGCTGCGGGCGTGGTATGGCACCCGAATGTATTTCTATCGATGAGAGGGGTGAGTGGTGAATTCGGCGAcgcggggggaggggggagatTAGTCACGGTGAGGTGAGTTCTAGGGTTCTTGGTAATGTTCGTCTACACGTGCATCGGCTGATTGAGCAATTCGTGTGGCAGGCGTAAAGGAATATCAGAATCGATGGAGGGGTGTCATGAGCTGCGGCGATCACGGGGGA encodes:
- a CDS encoding Putative basic-leucine zipper domain-containing protein, with the protein product MADKMSIDNKDPVKEDTPETTGSSPEADHAAAAANGTSSNSNGGTENQQPKRKGGRKPIYATSEERKQRNRQAQAAFRERRTEYIKQLEEAIRVHESNLHNLQAAHRTAADECLMLRYKNSLLERILLEKGIDVQAELRAKTGSPNLGPTHAPQNMVQPPPIQRAILNRHHQSRRSNSSIAPKLEPGISTLPPPIHAAHSAASPKGRPTPSSHSNSPTNTANAYGSQAALSPAASDHGPLRAGMAPSMKSQLSPMGPMNPAARAHMMSGGPPRVGNNGSYYPTPGFQNHIEQLEQEYDAPADMIEDSEIDTPSGPGPYPNGFPGDTQQQMMASPNSVGPGQQHMTSQGESAQTPHTTQGAYPSMTQLLDTGIDWDPFGLSASMAFPSQFSFDTSNMR